The Patescibacteria group bacterium genome window below encodes:
- a CDS encoding flippase-like domain-containing protein, with product VIVFIVFWILIVFGFLGLWVLSKFSKKLEKFYSATVYYKSNKKALLKALFYSLFVQTGSVFSHFFTALSLGIKLPLVFAFFAFPVIGFISFLPISISGLGVQDNIYVFVLGKVGISASLAGSASVLYHILRMFNSLIGWALLSFDKKFKDSLSLDFKN from the coding sequence GGTAATTGTTTTTATTGTTTTTTGGATTCTTATTGTTTTTGGGTTTTTGGGGTTATGGGTTTTATCTAAATTTAGCAAAAAACTTGAAAAATTTTACAGCGCTACCGTTTACTACAAAAGCAACAAAAAAGCGCTTTTAAAGGCGCTTTTTTATTCGCTTTTTGTTCAAACGGGTTCTGTTTTTTCCCATTTCTTTACCGCGCTTTCTTTAGGTATTAAATTGCCACTTGTGTTTGCGTTTTTTGCTTTTCCTGTTATAGGGTTTATAAGTTTTTTGCCTATTTCTATTAGCGGGTTGGGGGTGCAAGATAATATATATGTTTTTGTTTTGGGAAAAGTGGGGATTTCGGCCTCGTTAGCTGGTAGCGCTTCGGTTTTGTATCATATTTTAAGAATGTTTAACAGTTTAATTGGCTGGGCGTTGTTGTCTTTTGATAAAAAGTTTAAAGATAGTTTAAGTTTGGATTTTAAAAATTGA
- a CDS encoding glycosyltransferase family 39 protein: MARLIIGTFMKMKVLANIKNILILLSVSLVYLIPRVVGLGFDVINIDYPLWDNRATNFFIYLKTFNFVETYRTSHPGVTLMWLGGGAIEVFSRVYTQFFHIAPVINEYSIFPWRSLFIKLTLVFAILFLYLLAVFLITKIFNKKVALLFFVLVSLEPCIIAHDRIFHLEGLLTALIFVSCLFSIYFWKNLEFRYLLFSAIFSALSFLTKVTGIFSFSFFFLTSLIMSSPRDKKFFIRGAIFSFSFLLFVVIFFPAMWVSPIDTLSKMLYGALSMSETGHSQYFLGSWTDNPGILFYPIVFLFKSSPILIIWLLVFVIVSLWKRGVLKRTDKFLSLKLKETILLLFFILFYLAEVSLFSKKVLRYILPIYPPLLLLMSLSLISVYKKLKNRAKKYAIALFSLGIFISFVLLYKTYPNFLAYTNPILGGMKTADYFVGNKHFGFGLKAVAEYMNKKPYIEGIKLIFDGDGTIGPFYLGMARNATYIYRDHISTADYFLLPYYLLDTDPMYLEYKKDFVLEKVFNVNGYPYWYLFRNVRIN; the protein is encoded by the coding sequence ATGGCGCGGTTAATTATTGGTACATTTATGAAAATGAAAGTTTTAGCCAATATTAAAAACATTTTAATACTATTGTCCGTTTCTTTGGTGTACCTTATTCCCAGGGTAGTGGGGCTGGGGTTTGATGTTATTAATATTGATTATCCGCTGTGGGATAATCGGGCAACCAACTTTTTTATTTATTTAAAGACCTTTAACTTTGTAGAAACTTACAGAACCAGTCATCCCGGTGTAACTTTAATGTGGCTTGGAGGAGGCGCTATAGAAGTTTTTTCCCGCGTGTACACGCAATTTTTCCACATTGCACCTGTTATTAACGAATATAGTATTTTCCCTTGGCGGAGCCTTTTTATAAAACTAACGCTTGTTTTTGCGATACTTTTTTTGTATTTGCTGGCAGTTTTTTTAATAACCAAAATTTTTAATAAAAAAGTAGCGTTGTTATTTTTTGTTTTAGTGTCCCTTGAACCTTGTATTATAGCCCACGACAGAATTTTCCATCTTGAAGGACTCTTAACGGCGTTAATTTTTGTATCGTGCCTTTTTTCCATATATTTCTGGAAAAATTTAGAATTTAGATATCTTTTATTTAGCGCAATTTTCTCCGCGCTTTCCTTTTTAACAAAAGTAACGGGGATTTTTTCGTTTTCATTTTTCTTTCTTACTTCTCTTATTATGTCCTCGCCAAGGGATAAGAAATTCTTTATCCGCGGGGCTATATTTTCGTTTTCATTTTTGTTATTTGTGGTGATATTTTTTCCCGCTATGTGGGTTAGTCCGATAGATACTCTTTCAAAGATGCTTTATGGCGCGTTGTCTATGTCCGAAACAGGGCATAGCCAATACTTTTTGGGTAGCTGGACAGATAATCCCGGAATTTTGTTTTACCCGATAGTCTTTTTGTTCAAATCCTCTCCCATTTTAATTATATGGCTTTTAGTTTTTGTTATCGTATCCTTGTGGAAGAGAGGGGTGTTAAAAAGGACGGATAAGTTTTTAAGTTTAAAATTAAAAGAGACAATCTTGCTTTTATTTTTTATTCTATTTTATTTAGCGGAAGTTTCTTTATTCTCAAAAAAAGTTCTGCGATATATTTTGCCTATTTACCCGCCTTTGCTTCTTCTTATGTCTTTGAGTCTTATCTCCGTTTATAAAAAACTCAAAAACCGAGCCAAAAAATACGCAATTGCGCTTTTTTCTTTAGGGATTTTTATATCTTTTGTCCTTTTATACAAAACATACCCCAACTTTTTGGCTTACACTAATCCCATTTTGGGGGGAATGAAAACGGCGGATTATTTTGTAGGGAACAAACATTTTGGGTTTGGTCTAAAAGCGGTTGCGGAATATATGAATAAAAAGCCGTATATTGAGGGGATTAAATTAATTTTTGACGGCGACGGAACTATTGGACCATTTTATTTAGGTATGGCAAGAAATGCCACTTATATATACCGGGACCATATTTCAACGGCGGATTATTTTCTTTTGCCTTACTACCTTTTGGATACGGATCCTATGTATTTAGAATACAAAAAAGACTTTGTTCTTGAAAAAGTTTTTAATGTAA
- a CDS encoding glycosyltransferase family 39 protein, translated as MKKIDKNTILISLLFLATRLPILGKDIINVDAPAWNYRATQFYAYLKNFNFAETYRIYHPGVTLMWISGFGIEVYNQVYKLFNGIRAPYYEYNLFPLLHFSQKFPLVLVDLGLLLLCYKLLKNLIEKEASFFVITLFILEPFVVANTRVLHLDGLMLLFMLSSILFILNYLMNKKPLYFLVLSSVFASFAILTKVSAVFVVLFNILLLFVFRFLSEKSIKEFIKKFFSDVGVFVLGISATTLIVFPAMWVSPIETVRKIIVDGVIGTGQGGQPQTFLGKKGNNPGMLFYIHTLAFRLSPLTLIGIPISFLILFKKLAKAPLKFVKDNKILLVFVLFGILYFIQMALSSKKIDRYILPSLMSVCFFVALGLYGLFKKRIRMVVGVLTIQLVLLSLPIFPDYFNYANPLLGGLASSLKVFGSMDWGAGYYKVADFLNTYPRTTENSYLAAFNDESIKPYFRGRVEQIDGADFSKMQYIILPPSDDYRIEIDQIPSIKLIKTIKYGAVNYWYIYENESFSQY; from the coding sequence ATGAAGAAAATAGATAAAAATACAATCCTTATATCCCTTTTGTTCTTGGCAACCCGTTTGCCTATTTTGGGAAAAGATATAATAAATGTTGACGCCCCCGCTTGGAATTATCGCGCTACCCAATTTTACGCTTACTTAAAGAATTTTAATTTTGCAGAGACTTATCGTATTTATCACCCTGGAGTTACCTTGATGTGGATTTCCGGTTTTGGAATAGAAGTTTATAACCAAGTTTATAAATTATTTAACGGAATTAGAGCGCCGTATTATGAATATAATTTGTTTCCGCTCCTTCACTTTAGCCAAAAATTCCCTTTAGTTTTAGTTGATTTGGGGCTTTTGCTTTTATGCTACAAACTTTTAAAAAATCTGATTGAAAAAGAGGCATCTTTTTTTGTTATAACCCTTTTTATATTGGAACCGTTTGTGGTTGCTAATACGCGCGTTTTGCATTTAGACGGACTGATGCTTTTATTTATGTTGTCCTCTATCCTGTTTATTTTAAATTACTTAATGAATAAAAAACCGCTGTATTTTTTGGTATTATCCAGCGTTTTTGCCTCTTTTGCAATTCTTACAAAAGTCTCCGCTGTTTTTGTGGTTTTGTTTAATATCCTTTTGCTTTTTGTATTTAGGTTTCTGTCCGAAAAAAGCATAAAAGAATTTATCAAAAAGTTTTTTTCCGATGTGGGTGTTTTTGTTTTGGGAATTTCCGCCACAACATTAATAGTTTTTCCAGCTATGTGGGTTTCTCCGATAGAAACTGTTAGAAAAATTATAGTAGATGGTGTTATTGGCACGGGGCAAGGTGGGCAACCCCAAACTTTTCTAGGCAAAAAGGGAAACAATCCCGGAATGTTATTTTATATTCATACCTTGGCTTTTAGGTTAAGTCCCCTAACTTTAATAGGCATCCCCATTTCTTTTTTAATACTATTTAAAAAGTTGGCAAAAGCCCCTTTAAAGTTTGTTAAAGATAACAAAATCCTTTTAGTGTTTGTTCTTTTTGGAATTTTGTATTTTATTCAAATGGCGCTGTCTTCAAAAAAAATAGACCGTTACATTCTGCCTAGCCTTATGTCTGTATGCTTTTTTGTGGCGCTTGGTTTATACGGTCTTTTCAAAAAGCGGATAAGAATGGTAGTTGGAGTATTGACAATCCAATTGGTTTTATTGTCCTTACCTATTTTTCCAGATTATTTTAATTACGCTAATCCATTGTTGGGTGGATTAGCATCTTCCCTAAAAGTTTTTGGGTCTATGGACTGGGGAGCAGGGTATTATAAAGTTGCGGATTTCTTAAATACCTATCCCCGCACAACCGAAAACTCATATCTTGCTGCTTTTAATGACGAATCCATCAAACCGTATTTTAGAGGCAGGGTGGAGCAGATTGACGGAGCGGATTTTTCTAAAATGCAGTATATAATTTTGCCTCCTTCAGACGACTATCGTATAGAGATAGACCAAATACCAAGCATTAAACTTATAAAAACTATTAAATATGGCGCGGTTAATTATTGGTACATTTATGAAAATGAAAGTTTTAGCCAATATTAA